A window from Chryseobacterium vaccae encodes these proteins:
- the hisG gene encoding ATP phosphoribosyltransferase: protein MSKLKIAVQKSGRLYEESLRLLKDCGIFVNNGKDQLKVSIDNFPMEILYLRNSDIPQYLEDGVVDIAIVGENLLAEKQKNIRIVQQLGFSKCRVSLAVPKDIETDDLSYFQGKKIATSYPNTLNSFLTEKGINSEIHIISGSVEIAPNIGLADGICDIVSSGSTLFKNGLRETVTLMKSEAVLAKTSNLSEEKEAVLQKFLFRIKAVLKAKNSKYILMNVPNEKIQDIASVLPVLKSPTVIPLAEKGWSSIHSVIDEERFWDVIDELKENGAQDILIIPIDKMVI, encoded by the coding sequence ATGAGTAAATTAAAAATTGCAGTTCAGAAAAGCGGCCGGCTGTATGAAGAGTCCTTACGGCTTCTCAAAGATTGCGGAATTTTTGTGAATAATGGGAAAGATCAGCTTAAAGTATCCATAGACAATTTTCCGATGGAAATCCTCTATCTCAGAAATTCCGATATTCCGCAATATCTGGAAGACGGAGTGGTGGATATTGCCATTGTAGGAGAAAACCTTTTAGCTGAAAAGCAGAAAAATATCCGGATTGTTCAGCAACTCGGGTTTTCCAAATGCCGGGTCTCTCTTGCTGTTCCGAAAGACATCGAAACCGACGACCTTTCCTATTTCCAGGGTAAAAAAATTGCAACATCTTATCCAAATACCCTTAACAGTTTTCTGACTGAAAAGGGAATCAATTCAGAGATTCACATCATTTCAGGATCAGTGGAAATAGCTCCCAACATAGGCCTTGCAGATGGAATCTGTGATATTGTAAGTTCCGGAAGCACACTTTTTAAAAATGGGTTAAGAGAAACCGTAACCCTTATGAAATCAGAAGCTGTTCTCGCAAAGACCTCAAACCTCAGTGAAGAGAAAGAAGCCGTTTTGCAAAAATTTCTGTTCAGAATTAAAGCTGTTTTAAAAGCAAAAAATTCAAAATATATCCTCATGAACGTTCCCAATGAAAAAATTCAGGACATTGCTTCTGTACTTCCGGTATTGAAAAGTCCGACTGTTATTCCGCTGGCAGAGAAAGGCTGGAGCAGCATTCATTCAGTAATTGATGAAGAAAGGTTCTGGGATGTTATTGACGAGCTGAAGGAAAACGGAGCCCAGGACATATTAATTATTCCAATCGATAAAATGGTGATATAA
- the hisD gene encoding histidinol dehydrogenase, whose amino-acid sequence MKIYRYPEKKTWPELTKRPVIEREEISGLIAEIFEAVEKNGDQALIKFNKKFDKAETPQIAVTEAEIENAAGQISENLKKAIGQAKENISKFHTSQIQETEKIETTSGVVCWRENRAIEKVGIYIPGGTAPLFSTVLMLAIPANIAGCQEIILCTPPDQNGCINPAILYTAQLCGISKIYKTGGAQAVAAMALGTESIPKVYKIFGPGNQFVVAGKEYVQRYGVAVDMPAGPSEVLVIADHKAVPEFCAADLLSQAEHGSDSQVVFITTNFKVFNETIEAVGKQLKKLPRSETARQALQHSCFILTESLENAVEFSNLYAPEHLILAMEDFEKYIPIVENAGSVFLGNYSCESAGDYASGTNHTLPTNAFAKNYSGVSLDSFVKKITFQHLTKKGLQNIGRTIEIMAEAEGLLAHKNAVSIRLK is encoded by the coding sequence ATGAAAATATACAGATATCCAGAAAAGAAAACATGGCCGGAGCTTACCAAACGCCCTGTCATTGAACGGGAAGAGATTTCCGGGCTGATTGCTGAAATATTTGAAGCTGTGGAAAAAAATGGTGACCAGGCTCTTATTAAGTTTAATAAGAAATTTGATAAAGCCGAGACACCCCAAATTGCAGTAACAGAAGCAGAAATTGAAAATGCTGCAGGACAGATCAGTGAAAATTTAAAAAAAGCAATTGGGCAGGCAAAAGAGAATATCTCAAAATTCCACACTTCACAGATACAGGAAACTGAAAAGATAGAGACCACATCCGGAGTGGTCTGCTGGAGAGAAAACAGAGCTATAGAAAAAGTCGGAATTTATATTCCGGGAGGAACTGCTCCTTTATTCTCAACCGTTCTGATGCTCGCCATACCTGCCAATATTGCAGGCTGTCAGGAAATTATTCTTTGTACACCTCCCGATCAGAATGGCTGTATCAATCCGGCTATACTGTACACCGCACAGCTTTGCGGAATTTCTAAAATTTATAAAACAGGGGGTGCACAGGCAGTGGCGGCAATGGCTTTAGGAACCGAAAGTATTCCGAAAGTCTATAAGATCTTTGGCCCCGGAAACCAGTTTGTAGTTGCAGGAAAAGAATATGTTCAGCGTTACGGGGTTGCTGTGGATATGCCGGCCGGACCAAGCGAAGTTCTGGTCATCGCAGATCATAAAGCCGTTCCTGAATTCTGTGCAGCAGATCTGCTTTCCCAGGCAGAACACGGAAGTGACAGCCAGGTGGTCTTTATCACTACCAATTTTAAAGTATTCAATGAAACGATAGAAGCTGTAGGAAAACAACTTAAGAAACTTCCGAGAAGTGAAACCGCACGCCAGGCATTACAGCACAGTTGTTTTATCCTGACAGAAAGCCTTGAAAATGCCGTTGAATTCAGCAATCTGTATGCTCCGGAACACCTTATCCTGGCTATGGAAGATTTTGAAAAGTATATTCCGATAGTAGAAAATGCAGGCTCAGTCTTCCTGGGTAACTATTCCTGCGAAAGTGCCGGAGATTATGCAAGCGGTACCAATCACACATTGCCTACCAATGCTTTTGCAAAGAATTACAGCGGTGTTTCACTTGATAGTTTTGTCAAAAAAATCACCTTCCAGCATCTGACTAAAAAAGGCCTTCAGAATATTGGAAGAACAATAGAAATTATGGCAGAGGCAGAAGGTCTTCTCGCTCACAAAAATGCAGTATCCATCAGATTAAAATAA
- the hisC gene encoding histidinol-phosphate transaminase translates to MKDFNLNNLVRKNIIALQPYISFRDHNEFNAPVMLDANECPFGEFNRYPDSTQKKLKNKLAEIKGVQPAQIAVGNGSDELIDLIVKVFCEPKKDAILMMNPSFAMYGFYAMVNENEVLKLDLDENFEMVKDEFLKKTRERDIKIFFLCSPNNPTGNSVEDIEFFVKNFDGIVVIDEAYIEFSGKRSGIELLSQYPNLIILQTFSKAWGTAGARVGVAYASEEIIRFINTVKAPYNVNVLSQELILNLLNDENRLKENVENTLQEREWLIGEFQNIECIEKVFPTDANFFLIKMKNAEQVYEKMLSEEILTSKRAPAIPECIRINVGNREENIKLIDTLKKINS, encoded by the coding sequence ATGAAAGATTTTAACCTCAATAATTTAGTAAGAAAAAACATTATAGCACTACAGCCTTATATCAGTTTCAGAGATCATAATGAGTTTAATGCTCCGGTTATGCTGGATGCCAATGAATGTCCGTTCGGAGAATTCAACAGATACCCGGATTCAACTCAGAAAAAACTTAAAAATAAGCTGGCAGAAATAAAAGGGGTACAACCAGCACAGATTGCGGTAGGCAACGGAAGCGATGAACTGATCGATCTGATTGTCAAAGTATTCTGTGAACCTAAAAAAGATGCCATTCTTATGATGAATCCGTCATTTGCGATGTATGGTTTTTATGCCATGGTGAATGAGAATGAAGTCCTGAAGCTCGATTTGGATGAGAATTTTGAAATGGTAAAAGATGAGTTTTTAAAAAAGACCCGGGAAAGAGATATCAAGATTTTCTTTTTGTGTTCCCCTAATAATCCAACCGGAAACAGTGTGGAAGACATTGAGTTTTTTGTTAAAAATTTTGACGGAATTGTAGTGATTGATGAAGCTTATATTGAATTTTCCGGGAAACGGTCAGGCATAGAACTGTTGTCACAATATCCTAATCTGATTATTCTTCAGACCTTCTCAAAAGCCTGGGGAACAGCCGGTGCAAGGGTAGGTGTTGCCTATGCTTCAGAAGAGATCATCCGGTTTATCAACACCGTAAAAGCACCTTATAACGTCAATGTATTGAGCCAGGAACTGATTCTGAATCTTTTAAATGATGAAAACAGACTTAAAGAGAACGTTGAAAATACTCTTCAGGAAAGAGAGTGGCTGATCGGGGAGTTTCAGAATATTGAATGTATTGAAAAGGTTTTCCCTACCGATGCCAATTTCTTCCTGATTAAAATGAAAAATGCAGAACAGGTGTATGAAAAAATGCTTTCAGAGGAAATTTTAACCAGTAAAAGAGCTCCTGCTATTCCGGAATGCATCAGGATCAATGTGGGAAACCGTGAAGAAAATATAAAATTAATTGATACCCTGAAAAAAATCAACTCATGA